The Sulfolobus acidocaldarius DSM 639 genome has a window encoding:
- a CDS encoding uroporphyrinogen-III C-methyltransferase: MGAGPGDPELLTLKGLKYLQVADVVIYDKLTAQAVVYARENSVKYMLSSDEDEIEVIRRYLRGYDVIVRLKNGDPYVFGRGPQLCYNMIAEGIQCEVIPGVSAVNSVPAYAGIPLTSNGFSDMVTVVSGVTEGGKLFDFSKVPDKGTLVVLMAGKRLEEVSKGLMSRRSPLDDVAVVEHGTYVDQRVSVMKLKDLVNVRPSSPSMLILGDVVKMRSLLWKFS; this comes from the coding sequence ATTGGTGCAGGTCCCGGAGATCCTGAGCTATTAACCTTGAAAGGTTTAAAGTATTTACAGGTTGCAGACGTTGTAATATATGATAAGTTGACAGCTCAGGCTGTAGTTTATGCCAGGGAAAACAGCGTAAAGTACATGTTGTCTTCTGACGAGGATGAAATTGAAGTGATTAGAAGGTATCTAAGAGGATATGACGTTATTGTAAGGCTGAAAAATGGAGATCCATACGTATTTGGTAGGGGTCCTCAATTATGTTACAACATGATTGCTGAGGGAATTCAGTGTGAAGTTATACCTGGCGTTTCCGCAGTAAACTCAGTTCCAGCTTATGCTGGTATACCTTTAACCTCAAACGGTTTCTCTGACATGGTTACTGTTGTTTCAGGGGTCACAGAGGGAGGAAAGTTATTTGATTTCAGTAAAGTCCCAGATAAAGGGACATTAGTTGTATTAATGGCTGGTAAAAGATTGGAAGAGGTAAGTAAGGGTCTAATGTCGAGGAGATCACCTTTAGATGATGTTGCAGTAGTAGAGCATGGAACCTATGTTGACCAAAGGGTCAGTGTGATGAAGTTGAAGGATTTAGTTAATGTTAGACCTTCTTCTCCGTCAATGTTGATATTAGGAGACGTTGTTAAAATGAGAAGCTTATTATGGAAATTTTCTTAG
- a CDS encoding nitrite/sulfite reductase — protein sequence MEPQFKTDPGNYTEEEKIKAKTRGLKEDTVNVKNSLKNLTREDLENEVSLIAKSFGIYVEFHREKARVSQVKDWIYMIRVSIPGGGPISSRQWRMFDDIANKYTISDAYTGFNQPSIKLTTRQDIQFHHVKKRDLVNAIREIAETGYFTLNGCGDNVRNTVGCPISSYYGIFNSNGLASKIARYFRLPSNLYIQVFELSEEASSTLREENPEGHYEYADNLLPRKFKIGIAGVMKIGEDYYVDDCIEARSNDIGIVPLVSRNGKIEKYQLYVGGGMGENNGYPTFSALALPLGTVSEDDLLKVLDSIVRIQQDWGDRKNRHWARLKYVVHKFGIIWMREKIKEYSGVELGPVVKVNLIRDLHLGWQKFGDKWVFGIFVENGRLIDNQNGRIKSMARYIADKFENLKFFITPNQHLIISEISDEDKHEIENILREFGYGLRNGKHYSRLRTISSACVGFPTCKMSFTDSERFLPKLIDELEGRGWGNSDVSIGVSGCVAQCSRPALHPIGWVGSGYELYMLKIGGDKERVGEPLIDYNENVIYLYQVPASRLADVNEALFQLYEMNKDLGKTPGEVFRKLGNNKIIEWLKSHEKVKDLMKPHKFDKKVEGYTEYHRLLSMRLEEVDKFSES from the coding sequence ATCGAACCCCAATTTAAAACAGATCCAGGGAACTACACTGAAGAAGAGAAGATAAAAGCTAAAACTAGAGGTCTAAAAGAAGATACCGTAAACGTTAAGAACTCTCTTAAAAATTTGACAAGAGAGGATCTAGAGAACGAAGTGTCCCTAATAGCCAAAAGCTTTGGCATTTATGTGGAGTTCCACAGGGAGAAGGCTAGGGTCAGTCAGGTCAAAGACTGGATCTACATGATAAGGGTTTCAATACCTGGAGGAGGTCCAATATCTTCTAGGCAATGGAGAATGTTCGATGACATAGCAAATAAGTATACTATTAGTGATGCTTACACTGGGTTCAACCAACCCAGTATAAAGTTAACAACTAGGCAAGATATACAGTTTCATCACGTCAAGAAGAGAGATCTAGTAAATGCGATTAGGGAGATAGCAGAGACGGGATACTTTACGCTTAACGGCTGTGGAGATAACGTAAGAAACACTGTGGGTTGCCCAATATCTAGTTATTACGGCATATTCAACTCGAACGGGTTAGCAAGTAAGATAGCCAGATATTTTAGACTTCCGTCTAATCTATACATTCAAGTTTTTGAATTAAGTGAAGAAGCATCATCAACTTTACGAGAGGAAAATCCTGAGGGGCACTACGAATATGCAGACAACTTGCTACCTAGGAAGTTCAAAATAGGAATTGCTGGAGTAATGAAAATAGGAGAAGATTATTACGTGGACGACTGCATAGAAGCTAGATCCAATGACATTGGGATAGTCCCCCTGGTCTCCAGAAATGGAAAGATAGAGAAATATCAGTTGTATGTTGGTGGAGGAATGGGCGAGAATAATGGTTATCCGACATTTTCTGCTTTAGCACTTCCTTTGGGTACAGTAAGTGAGGACGACCTATTGAAAGTTTTAGACTCTATAGTCAGGATACAACAAGATTGGGGGGATAGGAAGAACAGGCATTGGGCTAGGTTGAAATACGTTGTTCATAAATTTGGGATTATCTGGATGAGAGAGAAAATAAAGGAATATAGTGGTGTGGAATTAGGTCCAGTAGTTAAGGTGAATCTAATAAGGGATTTACACTTGGGTTGGCAAAAATTTGGGGATAAGTGGGTTTTTGGTATCTTTGTAGAGAATGGTAGACTCATAGATAACCAAAACGGCAGAATTAAATCAATGGCAAGATATATCGCTGATAAATTCGAGAACCTTAAGTTCTTTATTACTCCAAACCAGCATTTAATTATTTCGGAGATATCAGATGAGGACAAACACGAAATAGAAAACATTTTGAGGGAATTTGGTTATGGTTTAAGGAATGGTAAACACTACTCTAGGTTAAGAACTATTTCAAGTGCATGTGTAGGTTTTCCGACGTGTAAGATGTCCTTTACAGATTCTGAGAGATTTCTACCCAAACTTATTGATGAATTAGAGGGAAGGGGATGGGGGAATAGTGATGTATCCATTGGTGTCTCTGGTTGTGTAGCACAATGTTCAAGACCTGCATTACATCCAATAGGATGGGTTGGTAGTGGGTATGAGTTATATATGCTTAAGATCGGTGGCGACAAGGAAAGAGTTGGGGAACCTCTAATTGACTACAACGAGAACGTAATTTACCTATATCAAGTTCCAGCAAGTAGATTAGCAGATGTTAACGAGGCGTTATTCCAGCTCTATGAGATGAATAAAGATTTAGGAAAGACTCCTGGTGAGGTATTTAGGAAATTAGGTAACAATAAAATAATTGAGTGGTTAAAGTCTCATGAAAAGGTCAAAGACCTAATGAAACCACATAAGTTTGATAAAAAAGTTGAAGGATATACTGAGTACCATAGGCTCTTGTCCATGAGACTTGAGGAGGTGGACAAGTTCAGTGAGTCTTAA
- a CDS encoding phosphoadenylyl-sulfate reductase codes for MLSQKEIEELNNHFENREPLEVLRWGVQKFYPRIALACSLQAEDIVILDMMNQVVDKPIIFVIDTGRLNQETYNLIDELRTKYPKTEIRIYFPDKEEVEDMVNRYGVNLFYKSVEFRKLCCEIRKVKPLQRALKGLDAWITGLRREQNVTRTKIKKIEVDQVNGGIIKINPLADWTWEQVWDYIKRNNLPYNKLYDMGYKSIGCEPCTRAVKSWEHPRAGRWWWEQSGDKECGLHFRER; via the coding sequence ATGCTTAGCCAGAAGGAGATTGAGGAACTAAATAACCACTTCGAGAATAGGGAGCCTTTAGAGGTATTGAGATGGGGTGTTCAGAAGTTTTACCCGAGGATTGCCTTAGCCTGTAGCTTACAGGCAGAGGATATTGTAATTCTGGACATGATGAATCAAGTTGTAGACAAGCCCATAATTTTCGTTATAGATACGGGGAGACTGAACCAAGAGACGTATAATCTCATTGACGAATTAAGAACTAAGTACCCAAAGACCGAAATCAGGATATATTTTCCTGATAAAGAAGAAGTTGAAGATATGGTGAATAGATATGGCGTTAACTTATTTTACAAGAGTGTGGAGTTTAGGAAGCTCTGCTGTGAGATAAGAAAGGTCAAGCCTTTACAGAGGGCTTTGAAGGGTTTAGATGCTTGGATAACTGGGCTTAGGAGGGAGCAGAATGTGACCAGAACTAAAATCAAGAAGATAGAAGTAGATCAGGTGAACGGTGGTATAATAAAAATCAATCCTTTAGCTGACTGGACATGGGAGCAAGTGTGGGATTACATTAAGAGGAATAATTTGCCCTATAACAAGCTTTATGACATGGGCTATAAGAGCATAGGTTGTGAACCCTGTACCAGGGCTGTCAAGTCATGGGAGCATCCCAGAGCAGGAAGGTGGTGGTGGGAACAGTCAGGAGATAAGGAATGTGGTTTACATTTCAGGGAGAGGTGA